Part of the Paenibacillus guangzhouensis genome is shown below.
TACCGATATAGCTCGTACTGAAAATACGCTGCAAATCATTCGCGATCGAGTCAAGCACTCTTACGATTCGGTTCTTCCGGAATTGCTTTCCTTTATCCGACGTGAATGTTTTCAGCGAGTTAACGTCCTGCTCGATACGCACTTCTCCGTTAACAACCGATAGCACCAACTCACCGTTTTTAAGTGCCTGGCCGATTTCCGTGCTTGTATATTTAGGGAATACGTCCACCGCATCAGGAATGACCGTATAAGTCAATGAATCGTCAACGTTCGCGGCAGCTTCCATCGCGGCAATTTCCCAGAGCATATGCAACGGATCTACCTTCATCCCATCGGATGCAATAATGCTATTCTTAAGGTTGATTACCCCCTCATGATCTGCACCAGGATGATTGTATAGCACGGTCTGCATCTTCTTCCCTTCACTATCTCGCAGACGCTTCGTATAAGCCACTGCCAATTGTTTGATTGAACTGTCATCCGTAGGTACGGTCAAGACATTGAAATCTTCAACCTCGAACGCTGTGAATGCTTCAGCATACTCGCCGTTACCGCCTGTTCCTGCCGTTCCGCCGGTTAAAGAAACCCCGGCGTTAGCCGTCAATGCGCCAGTACCAGAGAAAACAACGAAATCGTTCGATATAAGTTTATCGGCAGTCGCGACCATCTGCGAATCTACCTCTTCACTTTCAAGTAAGGTTTTCACGTCAAAGGATCCCGCTACATCGACATTTGCTTCGATAATAATCTTCAAATCATTCCCGCGTACTCCCTCATACTTTGCTGTGGCTGTTAAAGTGCCAGCCGTAGCCTTCGCTTTTACTCCACCTTTAGCAGATAGTCGATACAGCAGGATTTTGCTCGCATGTCCCATTGCTGCCGTAATATGACGTACGCGGTCATCGGTCGCGCGATATCCAATCAACGCTAATGCCTTGTCCAAATACGTCTCAGCATTTAGCACGATAAGACCGTTCGGATTACCCCAAGATAATGCGGCTGGTACCGCTAAGATTCCTCGTTCACCCATTGAACCAACTGATGCTTCCTTTGATTTAAAATTGATATACAACCCTGGTCTATCTTTGCTTTGACTCACCCATGTTCCACCCATTTATTTCGCTCCTTCGTTCATAAAATTTTGAATAGCAACCGTTACTTGTTCTTCTGTAAACTTACCGTCTGCATCAAGCACGACAGACATAATATCCTTCTCCACGCCTGTAAAGCGGATCGAAGATAGAAATTGATCCTTGGTGTACGAAATTTCCTTCGATTCTTTAACTGCCATGTTTAATTACTCCCTCCTCCGTTAGCGTCCGCATTTTCGGTTCGTCCGCTTCGACTAACCATATCCGAATCTCGAGATCGAAAAAGAAATGCAAGACTTGATCTGCGACATTATGATGCATATGGATCCCGTTATAGGCAGAGCCGTCAATCGTAAAGCTATCTAATGTGCTATAAAGCCGCTCTGCCATTTCATGGGCATCTGCATTCGTCCCTGATTGCGCGATATGCTGAACTTCAAATCGATAGATTCGATGATACCGGCGTTTTAGTTCTTGATCTTGTCTGCATGATAGAAGATGCACCAAAAAATATGGAGCGCTAACTCCCTGCCCAATCTCTTCACCAGAAACGGTCACCCCATCGAAATGATCATGCAAAGTTGAAATGACCCCTTTACGTATGCTATTAATCGTTACCTCCGACATGTAATCACCCCCTTTCGTATGATTGAACACTGTGTTGACCGCCGTTGAACGCACAATAAAAGCACTCTCCATGACGGAAAGTGCCTCTTCTACTTCATTGGGTATCAAATTGTATCAATCAAATGAATCGTTTTCTCATTTGCTCTACAATACAATCTTAACACCCCAAAAACCTAATAACACATCCGTAAGCAGGAAAAATCACGACCTTTTCTGGCCCTTAAAGATAAAAAAAAGAGAATCACCATTTCGTGATTCTCTCTCAGATCGTTAGTATTGCAAAATATTTAATGCGCTGGCTATCCGTTGAACTGCATTCCATCGCCATTTTCTGTACGTCTTCTCGCTAATCGGCGGATCAAATACAAAGTTGTAAACCTGATAATCCTTCATATATTCCTTCATGTATCGATTTTCGATAATGAGACGTTCCACGGGATGCAGTTTACTTACAATGGCTTCAATTCTTTTACAATGCATGAGTCTATCCTTAATCTCAGCATTCTTTATACCTGCACGAGCTGTCGAATCGTTAATCATCCCAGTTGAACCGCTATGTAGACGATATTCATAGGATTGTGTTACTGTAGGCTCGTCCGTATTTATCTCACAAAACTTATTTAGACGGTACAGTTCAAATTCTCTTTCCACCACTCGATATGTTGCCTCTTTATCTACTGCTTGAACGGAAATCATTCAATCACCTCATCGATTTTTTATATTTCAGAACATTACAAGTGCTTGCGATTCAAATGCCATAGCGAAGCTCTGCTTACATATAAATCATCCATCTCCTTTCATCAAGTAGCATTTCGACCATATTTTTGATTTGTTGCTTAATAGGTTCACTTCCTTCTTGAGATAAATATATAACTCTATTGAGTTATATACAACATCTCTTGCAACTCAAAAGTGTTCTAATTTCCGTTATTTCCTACATATTCCTTCATCAATCTTGACTTATCGCACTTTTTAGTTATAGAATAACTTTATTGAGTTATAACTACTTAGTTATAGTGGAGGTATTGGAAGTGGAGATCGCTGAAATGATACAAAGGTTAATGGACGAAAAGGGAATATCGATATACAAATTGTCCAAAGAGACCGGTGTTTCCTATACCGGACTCACGAAGATATTGAATGGCCAGACAAAACATCCTCAAATCGATTCGCTAAAATTGATCGCTGATTATTTCCATAAACCTGTGGATTATTTTACAAGCACTAGATCACCTGACGTAAGCCCTCTCCCAGAATGGGCAACCTCGAAAGACAAGATGGATTTCAAAAAAATGCTTGAGGAAGACGCTCCTGTGATGTTCGATGGGGTTCCGATTGAAGGTCAGGCACGACAAAGGGTACTAGACGTACTTACAGGTCTTTTCTGGGAAGCAAAAGAAATGAACAAGAAAACGTACGGCCAGAAAAATTCTAAAAAAGAAAGTTCTAATGAAGACAATGAGTAGGTGACAATTATTGGATAAGACTATCCAGAAGCTGGTGCGAAAATTTAAGACGAATGATCCATTTATCATTGCATCAGGATTAAACATCATTGTTAAATATGCAGATCTCGGAGAAGGTACACGGGGTCTTTATTATAAAAAACTGAGAAGAAGATTTATCGTATTACAGGAAGGGATGGATGATCACTGGCAACGACTCGTACTAGCGCATGAAATTGGCCATGATCGACTACATCCAGGAATCAGTAGATTTTGGCTCGATGAACAATCTTTCTTTAATGCGGGGAAATACGAGAGGCAGGCTAATGAATTTGCAGTAAAATTATTAATTCATACGTCTAGTATCGAGCAAGATGAGTCCGTTTTTCATTTTTTACTCAGATGCGGAATACCGTGCGAAATGCATCAATATTATTATGAATAAGTTTGACATTTCACCATCGATAGAAAAATCTACATCCATAATAAAAGAATTCATATTCCGAATTATTAGGATGTATGAGTAAATAACGAAATACCCCCCATAAACAAAAACCCCCGACGCTTATAGCGTCAAGGGTTCCCCGTATTAGTAAAGAGTAATGTATTGATCGCGTTCCCATTGGTGAACTTGCGTGCGATACATATCCCACTCGATTTCTTTCAACTCATAGAAGTGAGTCAATGCGTGCTCACCTAGTGCATTACAGATGACTTCATCATTCACAAGCTCTGATAATGCTTCACGAAGATCGGACGGCAAACTAGGAATACCTTCAGCGATACGCTCTTCTTCGGACATGACATAGATGTTGCGGTCCGTAGGTGCTGGAAGCTCCATTTTGTTCTTAATGCCATCAAGACCTGCTTTGAGCATGACAGCAAGCGATAGATACGGATTCGCAGCTGGATCCGGGTTACGCACTTCTACACGTGTTCCCAGACCACGAGATGCAGGAATACGAATCATCGGGCTACGGTTACTTGCGGACCATGCCACATAGCAAGGCGCTTCATAACCTGGAACCAACCGTTTGTAGGAGTTCACTGTTGGATTCGTAATCGCTGCGAATCCACGGGCATGCTTCAAAATACCTGCCATGTATTGACGAGCTGTTTCGCTAAGACCCAACTTGTCACTTTCATCATAGAACATATTTGTTTTGCCATTGAATAGCGACTGATGGCAGTGCATACCTGAACCATTCACGCCATATAACGGTTTCGCCATGAATGTTGCATGCAATCCATGTTGTCTTGCAATCGTCTTAACAACAAGCTTAAAGGTCTGAATTTGGTCAGCAGCTTTAATCGCATTTGCATATTTGAAATCAATCTCATGTTGTCCCGGAGCAACCTCATGGTGAGACGCTTCGATCTCAAACCCCATATCTTCCAGCGTCAATACGATTTCGCGACGGCAGTTCTCGCCAAGGTCGGTTGGCGCAAGGTCGAAGTAACCGCCTTGGTCATTCAACTCCAGGGTAGGATTGCCTTTCGCATCTGTCTTGAATAAGAAGAATTCCGGTTCTGGACCAACGTTCATCGTCGTGTAGCCCATTTCTTCCGCTTCTTTCAGTGCACGCTTCAGAATGCCACGTGGATCGCCTTGGAATGGCGTGCCGTCTGGCATATATACGTCACAGATCAGACGCGCAATACGATCTTCCGTTACCCAAGGGTAGATCAACCATGTATCTAAATCCGGGAACAAGTACATATCCGATTCTTCAATACGTACATAACCTTCAATCGAGGAACCGTCAAACATCATTTTGTTATCAAGCGCCTTCTCCAACTGACTTACAGGGATTTCTACGTTCTTGATCGTACCAAGCAAATCAGTGAACTGTAGACGAATAAATCTAACATTCTGTTCTTTGGCAATGCGCATAATATCATCTTTGGTATAACTCACGGGTTTCCTCTCCTTTGGCCATCTTCATGATGGATTATTATTTATTATAAAATCGAGACAATTCACCTTGAATCAAGGATACTTGACCCGGTCTCTTTCCGTTAAGCAGCTGCTGCTTGAGCAATCGGTGCAATTGCGAATCGGATAATTCCTTCCGCTTCACTTCCGTATCCGGTGTAAGAACCGTTGCTTCATCCGACTCCTTCGACATGGGAACCATCACCTGCTTGATCCCAGCAATATTCACGCCTTTCTCAATCAACGACTTGATCTCGAGCAAGCGCTCAACATCATTAAAAGAAAATAAACGCTGGTTACCAGAGGTACGAGCAGGAACAATCAATTCATGTTGTTCATAGTAACGAATTTGCCTGGCTGTTAAGTCCGTCAGCTTCATTACGATGCCTATCGGGAATAGAGCCATGTTTCTGCGAATATCATCGCCCATTCTACGCATCCCTTTCTCTCATGGATATGTTAATATCATAGCGCCAACCTCACAACGTGTCAATAAGATGTTAGATAACTTTACAAAAGATGATGATTAATCATCTCGTTCAGTGCAGTTAACACACCAAACTTGACATGAGAATAGGTCAGTCCACCTTGCATGTACGCAATATAAGGTTCACGAATCGGTGCATCGGCCGATAACTCTAAGCTTCCGCCTTGAATAAATGTCCCGGCCGCCATAATGACCGGATGTTCATAACCAGGCATGTCCCATGGCTCGGGAACGACATGCGAGTCCACTGCAGCCGCTCTCTGAATACCTTGAACAAAGCGAATCAAATGATCCGCACTGGTGAACTGGATAGCCTGAATCAAATCTGTACGCGGATCGTTCCAGCTTGGTTTAGTCGTAAATCCAAGCTGCTCGAACATCGCAGCTGCGAACACACTGCCCTTGACAGCCTGTCCGACGAGCGTTGGCGCGAGGAACAGTCCTTGATAGATCGCTCGCGTCGTGCCGAGCATGGCGCCGACTTCACCGCCGATCCCAGGCGCTGTTAACCGATATGCCGCTTTCTCCACCAGATCGCGCCGCCCTGCGATGTAACCCCCCGTCTCTGCGAGACCTCCGCCAGGATTTTTAATCAACGATCCCGCCATGATATCTACGCCAACTTCCGTCGGCTCTAGCAGTTCAGTAAATTCGCCATAGCAGTTGTCTACGAATACAACGACATCCGGATTCATGCTCTTCACCCTGCGAACCATCTCACCGATCTCCGCAACCGTGAACGAGGATCTCCAAGAATATCCGCGCGAACGCTGAATGCCAACAACCTTCGTATTCGCTGTCATGCGCTGACTGACGACTTCCCAGTCCACTCCACCATCCGCGAGAAGATCCACCTCATCATATTCAACCCCAAAATCCTGAAGCGAACCCATGCCGTCTTGCGGCTTACCAATCACCTTGTGCAATGTATCATAAGGCTTTCCCGTGATGTAGAGAAGTTTGTCCCCAGGGCGCAAGACGCCGAACAGCGCCGTACCGATCGTATGCGTCCCAGACACAAAATGAGGCCGCACGAGTGCCGCCTCTGCTCCAAATACCTTCGCATATACTTCATCCAGTACTTCTCGTCCGCGATCATTGTACCCATATCCCGTGGATCCCGCAAAATGGAAGTCACTGACTTGAAATTGCTGAAATGCACGGATGACCTTCCATTGGTTCGCATCCACAATACGATCAATTGACTGAATACGTCCAGCGATTAATTCCTCTACTTGTTCTTGCAATACCGTTAATCGTTCTGAAAACATTGTCATAATTCTTTCGTCTCTCCCTGTTGCCATCTTCATTCATCGTGCATTCCTGCAGTTACATTCGTCCAGACTTTTCTTTATCAACCTTCAAATCATCCGTCTTTAGCGTCATAAGCTCAGATCGGCTCGGCGATTGATGTTGATATTGATTAAGCAGACGCACAGCTTGATTTCGAATTGATTTTTCAATCACATTTCGTACATATCGCGCATTACTGAACGCATGAAACGCATCGTTCTTTTCTTGGATTAAATGTTGTCTTAATTTCATGATTGTCTGCGGCATTAACGTGTAATCCCGCTCTTTGACCATCAGTTCCGCAATTTGAATCAACTGGTCGATCGTGTAGTCGGGGAACTCGATTTGAATCGGGAACCTGGAGGGCAGCCCTGGATTCGTCTGCAGGAAAAACTCCATCTCGTTCGAATATCCTGCCAAGATCAGCACGAATTGATTCTTCATATCCTCCATTGCTTTGACTAACGTATCAATCGCTTCTTTCCCGAAGTCCTTTTCCCCGCCACGGGCAAGGCTGTACGCCTCATCGATGAACAGGACACCACCCAGCGCTTTTTTGACCAGATCCCTCGTCTTCTGTGCCGTATGCCCGATGTATTCGCCAACCAAATCAGCGCGTTCTACCTCAATGAGATGTCCTTTGCTCAGCACACCCATTTGCTGAAATAATTTGGCCACAATCCGCGCAACCGTTGTCTTCCCCGTCCCGGGGTTGCCTTTGAACACCATATGATAGACATGCGTGCTGCTGAGCAGTCCGGCATCCGATCTCATTTGTGAGATTTGCAGCAGCGCATATATTTCATAGACTAACTCTTTAATATTTTCCAGACCAATCAATTGGTCCAATTCTTTCTGCATTTCTGCAAAATGACTGTTGTGCACAGCCGCTTTGGCTGCTGGTTGACCTGTACTTTCTACTTCTGCGAGTGACTGAACTGCAGCGTTCGGTTCTTGATTTCGTAGAATAACACTGATTTGTCTCGATGGTCTTGATTCACTCCGACCATTCGTTGAAGCCACTACTCGCCCATTCATGCTTCATCACCTCATTTTAGTCTAGGTGCAGACCCTTTAATCAATGTATTCTATCTTCGTCCCCGATATTAGCAGTTTTGGTCAACCTTGCAACCCTATTGTAATCCACAGTTGTTCCAGTTTCCATTTCGTATAGGCAAGCGACTCCCGCGTCTGGTGCCACGCCATGTTCAGCACTTTCGATTCCGTAGTTGCCACAACTGGATCATGATACCCTAGAAATTTCGCAATCTCTAGCGATCTCGCACCATGATAACGATGCGTGATAATAATAGCAGATGAATAGCCATGCTCATTCATGATCTCTTGGCTATAGCGTAAATTCTCATAGGTGCTTGTCGCCTGATTCTCAAGCAGAATGCGGTCCGACGGCACGCCCCGCTCTATTAAATAGGCTGCCATGCCTTGTGCCTCTGTCAATTGCAATGAAGGATGATCAAGCCCTCCGGTGACGATAAAAGAATCGAAATGGCCCGCTTGATACAACGATAATGCGTAATCCAACCGTTCAGCCAGTCCTGGACTCGGCTTGTTATCCCAGAGAACTGCGCCTAGAACGATTCCTACATCCGAATGAGATAATTCGCGATCAGACAATTTGTTATGGATGACCCATTGCGTATATACGAACCAGATCAGCCCACAAACAACGAAAAGGAGCACAACTCTTAAAATCATGCTCCCCTTCATTTTTGATCTCGTCCTTAACATATAGGCCCCGGTGCCGAAGCATCTCCAGGATGCGCATCCATACCGATACCGAACTCCGACCGCAAGTCACGCTCCGACATAACAAAGTATGGGAATAAGTGGGCTGTAATAATTCGCAGCAATTGCCGTGCCGTTTCGGTCGCCAACTCGTAATCCTCTTGCGTAATATCGCCATCGATCAGCGCATCGTCCAG
Proteins encoded:
- a CDS encoding phage tail sheath family protein, encoding MSQSKDRPGLYINFKSKEASVGSMGERGILAVPAALSWGNPNGLIVLNAETYLDKALALIGYRATDDRVRHITAAMGHASKILLYRLSAKGGVKAKATAGTLTATAKYEGVRGNDLKIIIEANVDVAGSFDVKTLLESEEVDSQMVATADKLISNDFVVFSGTGALTANAGVSLTGGTAGTGGNGEYAEAFTAFEVEDFNVLTVPTDDSSIKQLAVAYTKRLRDSEGKKMQTVLYNHPGADHEGVINLKNSIIASDGMKVDPLHMLWEIAAMEAAANVDDSLTYTVIPDAVDVFPKYTSTEIGQALKNGELVLSVVNGEVRIEQDVNSLKTFTSDKGKQFRKNRIVRVLDSIANDLQRIFSTSYIGKVSNNAEGRNLFKAEIINYMTTLQGLGAVQNFNSQTDIVIVQGNDSDAVVVNLAIQPVDSIEKIYMTVTVK
- a CDS encoding phage tail terminator family protein; the encoded protein is MSEVTINSIRKGVISTLHDHFDGVTVSGEEIGQGVSAPYFLVHLLSCRQDQELKRRYHRIYRFEVQHIAQSGTNADAHEMAERLYSTLDSFTIDGSAYNGIHMHHNVADQVLHFFFDLEIRIWLVEADEPKMRTLTEEGVIKHGS
- a CDS encoding ArpU family phage packaging/lysis transcriptional regulator; this translates as MISVQAVDKEATYRVVEREFELYRLNKFCEINTDEPTVTQSYEYRLHSGSTGMINDSTARAGIKNAEIKDRLMHCKRIEAIVSKLHPVERLIIENRYMKEYMKDYQVYNFVFDPPISEKTYRKWRWNAVQRIASALNILQY
- a CDS encoding helix-turn-helix domain-containing protein, whose product is MEIAEMIQRLMDEKGISIYKLSKETGVSYTGLTKILNGQTKHPQIDSLKLIADYFHKPVDYFTSTRSPDVSPLPEWATSKDKMDFKKMLEEDAPVMFDGVPIEGQARQRVLDVLTGLFWEAKEMNKKTYGQKNSKKESSNEDNE
- a CDS encoding ImmA/IrrE family metallo-endopeptidase — encoded protein: MDKTIQKLVRKFKTNDPFIIASGLNIIVKYADLGEGTRGLYYKKLRRRFIVLQEGMDDHWQRLVLAHEIGHDRLHPGISRFWLDEQSFFNAGKYERQANEFAVKLLIHTSSIEQDESVFHFLLRCGIPCEMHQYYYE
- the glnA gene encoding type I glutamate--ammonia ligase gives rise to the protein MSYTKDDIMRIAKEQNVRFIRLQFTDLLGTIKNVEIPVSQLEKALDNKMMFDGSSIEGYVRIEESDMYLFPDLDTWLIYPWVTEDRIARLICDVYMPDGTPFQGDPRGILKRALKEAEEMGYTTMNVGPEPEFFLFKTDAKGNPTLELNDQGGYFDLAPTDLGENCRREIVLTLEDMGFEIEASHHEVAPGQHEIDFKYANAIKAADQIQTFKLVVKTIARQHGLHATFMAKPLYGVNGSGMHCHQSLFNGKTNMFYDESDKLGLSETARQYMAGILKHARGFAAITNPTVNSYKRLVPGYEAPCYVAWSASNRSPMIRIPASRGLGTRVEVRNPDPAANPYLSLAVMLKAGLDGIKNKMELPAPTDRNIYVMSEEERIAEGIPSLPSDLREALSELVNDEVICNALGEHALTHFYELKEIEWDMYRTQVHQWERDQYITLY
- a CDS encoding MerR family transcriptional regulator, with the protein product MGDDIRRNMALFPIGIVMKLTDLTARQIRYYEQHELIVPARTSGNQRLFSFNDVERLLEIKSLIEKGVNIAGIKQVMVPMSKESDEATVLTPDTEVKRKELSDSQLHRLLKQQLLNGKRPGQVSLIQGELSRFYNK
- a CDS encoding methionine gamma-lyase family protein yields the protein MTMFSERLTVLQEQVEELIAGRIQSIDRIVDANQWKVIRAFQQFQVSDFHFAGSTGYGYNDRGREVLDEVYAKVFGAEAALVRPHFVSGTHTIGTALFGVLRPGDKLLYITGKPYDTLHKVIGKPQDGMGSLQDFGVEYDEVDLLADGGVDWEVVSQRMTANTKVVGIQRSRGYSWRSSFTVAEIGEMVRRVKSMNPDVVVFVDNCYGEFTELLEPTEVGVDIMAGSLIKNPGGGLAETGGYIAGRRDLVEKAAYRLTAPGIGGEVGAMLGTTRAIYQGLFLAPTLVGQAVKGSVFAAAMFEQLGFTTKPSWNDPRTDLIQAIQFTSADHLIRFVQGIQRAAAVDSHVVPEPWDMPGYEHPVIMAAGTFIQGGSLELSADAPIREPYIAYMQGGLTYSHVKFGVLTALNEMINHHLL
- the spoVK gene encoding stage V sporulation protein K — translated: MNGRVVASTNGRSESRPSRQISVILRNQEPNAAVQSLAEVESTGQPAAKAAVHNSHFAEMQKELDQLIGLENIKELVYEIYALLQISQMRSDAGLLSSTHVYHMVFKGNPGTGKTTVARIVAKLFQQMGVLSKGHLIEVERADLVGEYIGHTAQKTRDLVKKALGGVLFIDEAYSLARGGEKDFGKEAIDTLVKAMEDMKNQFVLILAGYSNEMEFFLQTNPGLPSRFPIQIEFPDYTIDQLIQIAELMVKERDYTLMPQTIMKLRQHLIQEKNDAFHAFSNARYVRNVIEKSIRNQAVRLLNQYQHQSPSRSELMTLKTDDLKVDKEKSGRM
- a CDS encoding YdcF family protein; this translates as MILRVVLLFVVCGLIWFVYTQWVIHNKLSDRELSHSDVGIVLGAVLWDNKPSPGLAERLDYALSLYQAGHFDSFIVTGGLDHPSLQLTEAQGMAAYLIERGVPSDRILLENQATSTYENLRYSQEIMNEHGYSSAIIITHRYHGARSLEIAKFLGYHDPVVATTESKVLNMAWHQTRESLAYTKWKLEQLWITIGLQG